In one window of Gossypium hirsutum isolate 1008001.06 chromosome A01, Gossypium_hirsutum_v2.1, whole genome shotgun sequence DNA:
- the LOC107917045 gene encoding LOW QUALITY PROTEIN: purine permease 3 (The sequence of the model RefSeq protein was modified relative to this genomic sequence to represent the inferred CDS: inserted 1 base in 1 codon) codes for MEVVKESEPNTTTMRKTLLVINCIILSIGNCAGPLMMRLYFIHGGKRVWFSSWLETGGWPIILFPIACVHFYRSRTQPSSENKLFFMKPHLFIAAAVIGILTGLDDYLYAYGVARLPVSTSSLIIASQLAFTAGFAFVLVKQKFTSYSINAVFLLTIGSGVLAMHTSSDRPANESNREYVLGFLMTVGASALYXFILPLVELTYKKAKQEISYALVMEIQMVMCLFATGVCTIGMLVNNDFKVIPREAREYELGETKYYIVAICSAMIWQCFFLGAIGVIFCASSLLSGIIIAVLLPVTEILAVIFYNESFHAEKGVALALSLWGFLSYFYGEIKQSKENKPALETEMASVPNRQESV; via the exons ATGGAGGTCGTCAAGGAATCTGAACCAAACACTACCACCATGAGAAAAACTCTGCTAGTAATAAACTGCATCATCCTTTCTATAGGTAACTGTGCAGGTCCACTTATGATGCGGCTTTACTTTATCCATGGTGGGAAACGAGTCTGGTTCTCGAGCTGGCTCGAGACGGGTGGTTGGCCCATCATCCTTTTCCCAATCGCTTGTGTTCACTTTTACCGTTCGAGGACCCAACCCAGTTCAGAAAACAAGCTTTTCTTCATGAAACCACACTTGTTCATTGCTGCGGCCGTCATTGGAATCCTCACTGGCCTTGATGACTACCTCTACGCCTATGGGGTCGCACGCCTTCCAGTTTCAACTTCATCTTTAATCATTGCCTCGCAGTTGGCTTTTACCGCAGGGTTTGCTTTCGTTTTGGTGAAGCAAAAGTTCACTTCTTATTCCATAAACGCCGTGTTTCTGTTAACGATCGGATCAGGCGTTTTAGCCATGCATACCAGCAGCGACCGTCCTGCGAATGAGTCAAACAGGGAATACGTTTTGGGATTTCTGATGACCGTTGGTGCATCGGCTTTGT GGTTTATTTTGCCTTTGGTGGAGTTAACTTACAAGAAAGCAAAGCAAGAAATCAGCTACGCACTTGTGATGGAGATTCAGATGGTGATGTGTTTGTTTGCTACTGGTGTTTGCACCATTGGCATGCTGGTTAACAACGATTTCAAG GTAATTCCAAGGGAAGCAAGGGAATACGAGCTCGGGGAAACAAAGTATTACATAGTCGCGATTTGCAGTGCAATGATATGGCAATGTTTCTTCTTGGGAGCAATAGGAGTCATCTTTTGTGCTTCATCTTTGTTATCAGGAATCATAATTGCTGTTTTATTACCCGTAACTGAGATTCTGGCCGTAATTTTCTACAACGAAAGTTTTCATGCCGAAAAAGGTGTTGCCCTTGCACTCTCTCTTTGGGGCTTCCTTTCTTACTTCTACGGTGAGATTAAGCAATCCAAGGAAAACAAACCAGCTCTTGAAACCGAGATGGCTTCTGTACCCAATCGACAGGAAAGTGTGTAA